The sequence below is a genomic window from Humulus lupulus chromosome 3, drHumLupu1.1, whole genome shotgun sequence.
ggaaaagctacaatatacacggtcataaaaaaaaaaatcgccccgaaaactgttcacgggttgtgaACACTGAGAGCtctaccgatagggcttaaagtgagacccctataggagaattccccaaATAAACATAGGACAATTCTTTATAGGAGttttactttaagccctaccggtagggctttcagtgtttctcgacccgtgaacaattttcggtgtaatttttttttatgaccgtgtatattgtaactatttagagcatcctgcaaattttctgGAAATCGCactgatgctctaaatagctacaataaacacgattataaaaaaaaaattatgccaaAAACTATTCAAAGGTcaaaaacactgagagccctaccgatagggcttaaagtgaagcccctacagAAAAATTTCCCAAAAATCATATAGGCATTCATAGCAGTACATCACCACTAGGTGGTTTTTAAAATTTACTTCTAAATCATCCACTTGGCAACTTaattggcttttttttttttttttctttctttcccttaTTTGAATGTTTGCTCAATTTGGACTTTTTCGGATTAGGAAGAAGCATTATATTGGATTTTCATAATTATTAAAGAACTAATATTTGGTTGCTTTTAAACTAAGGTAATTTTTGTCCTTGTATATATAGTGAATTTTAATAGCTTCTTATTTACGGAGACGCCAATTTAGTTAATATAATCACAAGACAAGTGggtatttttttagtttattattattatggaaagaagaatatatatatatatatatatatttatttgcaaATTGATATCAAATCTTTATGTTTCAAAGCAATCATACATTTGTAGCTTAATCATTAACATTTTATGTGAAAAAGCTACTTGAttacttttaaaataaaatagataaaaataaataacaaaaaaaataatttattattagtgaAAACTACCTCTCGTATTTATTATAAATGATAAATTTAAGAATATGATTGGTAGTGAAtccaaatttaattttataatttttaaaattaaaaaatagtaggACTCACATGAATATTTAGTTGGTTATTTGTTTTCAAATTCTCGATTTGGGGCTTAACTATTGAGCTTGGAAAATTACCTCTCATATTTATTATAAATGGCAAATTTAAGACTATTGGTAGTGAATCGAAAttcaattttataatttttaaaattaaaaagtgGTAAGACTCACATGAATATTTAGTTggttatttattttcaaattctCAATTCAAATACTATTCTAACTTTAAGCTACAGAATAGAAAATACTATTTTCACGTTTTCTCCAAATCCAAATCATTATATCTTAAAATCCTACAAATCTAtcacttttttatattttcagaTTCTCTACTAAtcacatattaatttttttaaaattgaaaaacagTTTACAGATTccgaaccaatcacattttcaaaacACATATCTCAAGACTATAAAGCTAGATTTTCATTTTAGAAACGCATATTTTAAAAATACAGTTTTCCGATGCCGAACCAATCTGATCCTAAGTAATTTCTTTATGTTTCActcaaaattcaatttttatattcttttattattataattattaataaataggAGATAAAATCTATCTAATGCAATCCGACCATATAATCCTTTCCAAACATTGACTCAATCAATTGATCATAATATTTTCTAAACATGAATTAGAGACATCTAAGTGCAACTAAATTGTGAGAATGGGTAATCtaaatttttatgtttaaaatttgaGCAAAAATTCAAaagtgagaaagaaaaataaaaattgcaTAGTATACTATACAAGATTCCAAGCCCCAAATCCTCATTTGGTGAAAGAGAGTATTAAAAAAACAACAATTTATATTGGGACCCACAACACATGGGTTTGTTCATTCCTCATCCCTCCCACTGTATTGGACCCCCCTCCTCTCACCCTAAACACTCCCTAGTATTTACCAATTTTCCTACCATAAaaccaaattattattattattattattattattatgagtaaTAATGTGTGTATCTAAAAtattcatttaaatattatatacagTGACATGTCACTAATTTTTAAAATAGTAGgaccaattttaataaatgtaatTGGGTAGGCTAAACTGCTACATCattgtgtgtaatgtttgagtgtatattttggATGTACAGATCATTATtctattgtttattattattatgagaatTTCATGCATacacaaaaagaaaataataataataggacAATTCTTTTGtagggacttcactttaagccctactggtaggactctcagtgttcctcgacctgtgaatagttttcgacacgatttttttttatgaccgtgtatattgtagctatttagaacatcctgcaaattttcagaaaattccgaatagtttacagtactgaaaactaagttcaaacatgttgctttctacgcgcataaaaaaattagtcacgcgtgcaacaacatgtttgaacaaagtttttggtactgtaaactattcagaattttctgaaaatcgcGCTGAttctctaaatagctacaatatatacggtcataaaaaaaaatcgcgccgaaaactattcatagATTGAGAATACTAAAAATTCCACCGGTAGGGCTCAAAGTAAATTCCCAATAAAAAAATTCTCCAATAATAATATTGTTTGGAATAATAACTACAAATTTGGAATTATTGAATTCTCATCACATGTGTGCATACAGTTGATGAAatgattaatgaaaaataattagtGTGGTGGTTGATGCTTTTATCATTACTCACCCGTTAAAAGTGCAAATATTAATTGTTTTAATGAAACTTTATCATCTTTTTTAGAAGTTAAAAACAAATTAAGAGAACTTCAATCAATCATTCAATCCTGTCAATCAACAAGCTTGTGATTTTTTGATTCTCTATAAAATctcaaattataatttaattttaaattagtaAAAGAgtagtaattttttatttatttatttttaattagaatAATAGTGATAAAAATGCTCAAACAATAAATACTATGTAAAAAATTTGACAATAAAACTACTTTAAGTAGTtacaatttttataattaaatactcATGTAAAAATTTTGACAGAAAAACTACTTAAATAATAGTTTTTCTTGCACTTAACTCCCTGCCGTTAAATCAATATTATGTGACATATGGTACTTAATTGCAAAAATTATAACTACTTAAGTAGTTTTTCCATCATTATCCCTTTTTTAGTTTTGTAAATTTAAACTTGACAAAAAAAATGTACAAaagaaataaatattaaaaatagagCATTACATGAGTTTTTGTTTTACAAATTGgtagaaaataaataacaatttttattataattagaATATTATTACTAGGAAGGAAGTAGTATACTTACCTACCATGGTAGAAGTCTTCATAATTAATTAGTATAAATTACACAGAATTTCAAATTTTAgaaatatcatttaatttttagtcacttttaaaaaaaattaattttatactcAATATTTATTTGAATCTATTAATTATACCAATAAGAGTATTAtaaaaaatgttattataataataaataaaaattaacaaaatttatttaataacgAGTACTTTATCAACTAATTCCTCGTAATTATCCAAAACCAAAACAAACCATTTTAATTGATACATTatattaaatacttttttttacaattttgccTTTTACTCCTTCCTAatctttttatttactatttcgtccttttctttccttttcaacTAACCAAACTCCTTTTTCCTATGTTTTTATTTACCGCTCTTTCCGACCACAACGCCCATATAACTCCATTCTCCCTCACAATACTCCtttgcctctctctctctcttcttttctccatttctctctctagaaaaacccatttctctcttctcttctcatCTCGAACTCGATTCAATCAAAACCAAAACTCTAAATTGGAAGAAAAATCTACATAAACTGAGATGGGATTACAAAGCCAATTAAACGACGTGTCGTCTGATTCGATCCCACTCCTGGTGGTGGCCCTCATCGCCGGTTGCGTCAGTCACGTTCGCTCCGCCGTCTTGGGCCTCGTCCATTTCCTGGGCCTCTCCCGATTTGGGCCCGACCCAGTCGACGACGGCGCCAGCGGCTTTTTGGGAGCCGTGGGCTCCGGACTCGCCGGCTTAATCGTCCTAGCCAACCAGCTCAACCTCAACCGCGCCTACTCCTACCCTTACCGCTCCGACGCCTCCTGCG
It includes:
- the LOC133821863 gene encoding E3 ubiquitin-protein ligase RHA2A-like produces the protein MGLQSQLNDVSSDSIPLLVVALIAGCVSHVRSAVLGLVHFLGLSRFGPDPVDDGASGFLGAVGSGLAGLIVLANQLNLNRAYSYPYRSDASCGGGSDCVVCMSTLRTGEQVRKLSCRHVFHKNCFDGWLEHLNFNCPLCRSPLHEANFDESVALTRRRRVGADLVSWFSHR